Within the Candidatus Zixiibacteriota bacterium genome, the region AAAGCGAATCAGGTCCTCCAGGACGTCCTGATAAATGGCGTCATGAAATTTCGACTTGATAATGGTCAGGGGCACCCGACCGGGGCGGAACCCGGGGATCTTGGCTTCCTTGCGATAGCGATGATAAATTTCCGCAAAGACCTCATCGACCTTTTCCGCCGGAACCTCCACTTCGATTTCGCGCACCGGGCCTTCGGACAATTTTATGACAGATTTCAATCAATTCTCCTCTGCAAATGTTTCTGCGAAAGGGGGGATTTGAACCCCCACCCGGTTAAGGACTGGATCCTAAGTCCAGCGCGTCTGCCAGATTCCGCCACTCTCGCATTTGGCGGCAAAATATAGCGGTTTTGAGATATTAAGTCAAGAATGACACCGGAGACTATTTCCGGGGGGGCATCGGCCCCTGAGCCGTCGGCTAAAATGTGAATTGGTTTGACTTGAGCATGGAGGCCCTTTAGATTCCCCTTTATGGAAAACCTGACTTTTCTGGGTATCGATTATGGTGAGCGGCGGATCGGGCTGGCCAAGTCCGACCCCACCGGGCTGATCGCCTCGGCCTATAAGACTATTACCTTCAAGTCAATCAATAAAGCGCTGGACGAAATCATGGAAGATATTGATGATTTCGAAGCGGTGGGAGTCGTGGTCGGCTACCCATTGGCGCCATCGGGCGGAAGCGCCGGGGAGAGGTGCCGAATGGTGGATGAT harbors:
- the ruvX gene encoding Holliday junction resolvase RuvX, with translation MENLTFLGIDYGERRIGLAKSDPTGLIASAYKTITFKSINKALDEIMEDIDDFEAVGVVVGYPLAPSGGSAGERCRMVDDFLVRFQKRYAGPVYKVDERFSSAEAEEIYHQHDKKIGRNKGRIDRIAAAIILQRFLDERKAQS